The Maylandia zebra isolate NMK-2024a linkage group LG1, Mzebra_GT3a, whole genome shotgun sequence DNA segment taccatctgtgcagtctgcaattttgttgaagaaagatgttgaatctatttaatatttcttgaaaaataattgatttctgtgcaattttttcacactgcatcaaattaaggttgattacgtcgattaagcatcatgaggggtggttccctattttttatttatttatttttgttgttgctgggagttggaaccctattagttaggttgcttaatatttatgctaagtactctttaaaataccagaatagggaggatggtgtaggtttaagtttattagattgatcagtattgctgaactgtgaaatatttttttttgcatataggtataacagaatagctttagtgtagttgttgttttaaacttgagtatgaacttatacaaaatgcagcaagatatttaaaaaacagttttgttgattaaaaaaacactatatcggattcatatcggtatcggcagatatccaaatttatgatatcggtatcggacataaaaaagtggtatcgtgccatctctagtaagtataccctgagttaacgaaaactctgggttttcggtttcacaaagcgagttcagattaattctgagtgagttactatgacgacacactccgtgaagctaacctgccccctagcaggtttacttcaactaaccctaactttctccgcctctttgtcggaaacctgactgtaggaagtgtcagatatggcgtgctccttccttgaagagccagtagatgttgaagcccaaattctccgcagagctctccgccgggagagagtgattagagcgcgttcggacattttatcatttcctgatgatctcctgtgtgaacgttaccgtttttcagcacaatctataatttatttgaataacatcctcaggcctaatattgctcatgtgacacatcgcggacattctctcagttctgtacatattatttgtattgcacttcggttttttgcaaacgggagctttctgtataatattggtgacgctgagcacgtttccaaggctaccgtctgtcgggcagtcaggaatgttacagttgcactgaaacgtctcctgtactcgtctgtggtgttccccggtcatagacccacacgatttatcaaagagggattccacaaaattgcaggtatcaggatgaacgaaacttaattcatgatgtggtgatatttgaactactacttaaattttacatttattcccacggttcccaggcgtgattggctgtatagatggcactcacattccaatcattgctccttcagtaaatgaaggagactatgtgaacaggaagtctttccacagcattaatgtacaggtacatagttccctgtagcatttcaaactaacaaattatttcattatagtaatggatgctaatttgtgttctctgcactgtgaagatcatatgtgatgctgccaacattatcaaaaatgtggaagccaactgctcagcctctgtgagtggtggtggtggaggacccccacctgtttttcgggcctccgctttttttctgttggctataacgggtcacatttgagcatacagagtaaacaaatatgtacttgtaatgtgctcagataatttcaataagtgcttacagaggggaaattaattcaatccaattcaattcaattttatttatatagcgccaaatcacaacaaaagtcgcctcaaggcgcttcatagatacagagaaaaacccaacaatcatatgaccccctatgagcaagcactttggcgacagtgggaaggaaaaactcccttttaacaggaagaaacctccggcagaaccaggctcagggaggggcggggccatctgctgcgaccggttggggtgagagaaggaagacaggataaaagacatgctgtggaagagagacagaggttaataacagatatgattcaatgcagagaggtctattaatacatagtgagtgagaaaggtgactggaaaggaaaaactcaatgcatcatgggaatcccccggcagcctaagtctattgcagcataactaagggaggattcaggatcacctggtccagccctaactatatgctttagcaaaaaggaaagttttaagcctaatcttgaaagtagagatagtgtctgtctcccgaatccaaactggaagctggttccacagaagaggggcctgaaaactgaaggctctccctcccattctacttttaaatattctaggaacaacaagtaggcctgcagagcgagagcgaagtgctctaatagggtggtcattaagataagatggggcctgattatttaagaccttgtatgtgaggagcaggattttgaattcaattctggatttaacagaatTGAattttttgtccctctgtggggggattcacccactaggtttatatctgggactctccaccatttgaccttagaactgaagaagcttctcggatgagaggtgaaacgtcttcaagtaacttaaagaagtccagacgcttttctttccaagctccttagaccggcatatttacattatttgaacagtatgaatgatttgctttggtaccttgtcgaacttaagctctcctctgtctgcctgtctgcaTTTCTCCTACAACAAACTCCTGCACAAGCTGATATCCTCGTGTCATgctgttcccacatcatcataataaatgttgttccaggttcaacattgcaagtgaccaatcacattgttatcACTCATACTTTTGTGACttcggaaaaaaaaaaccactttaaaaaataatctacTTAACTTGTGAGAAACCGCCTCTGCCTGCCGATCCAgttactcaccccctcccttcctgtgctgaatcatagcatgaacgaatcactcactcaccccctccctcctggctcacagtttcttcttcttcttcctggtTAGCAACCAATGTTAAGATGCCTTACCGCCCCCTGgttcacagctcagtggacatttagatgagaaaatatgtcttgatgcattctcaatcatccaggaaagtaaatctccaaaagttgattctgttcatctggagtagcgttttgtgggagaaacgtttcgtcactcatccaatcacttcagtctcagctgactgcaggtttcaatcttataaacagtacatttgcattaatgactgaaaccagcccactgaaggaacaatgggctgggaggtcagttccttaatcttaattatgcaaatttttatgaccattgatcaacaaccactgaccaaaacccactgatcaaaggcCATGaataccattcacagagagttgaggAATGGCTGCCTTTTACCCACTATGAAGTGGTTTGATTACATTACTTGCTGTACTTCTCTTTATGCAGCTGTGTTGCATATTCTTGCTTCTGTATTTCAGTCTCAGTGTTATAAAAAAAGTACAAAGGTTTATTTTCAGGTACTGCTCAGCTTTGAAAGTCTTTGTAGCGGGGCGTGGCTtgcggtgccgtgcagggaaggtgaacgcacctgcacggcatccactagggctgtgcgatatgaccaaaatctcatatcccgatataaaacatctatcatctgataacgatataaatcacaaaaatgtaacattttctataAATTTTGTGAATCTCGGGTtgctgaagtgtttccagctgggcgtcgtgtacctggagtcgagtgttttaaccgatgcatgaatttacacatttttagacataggtTATATCGGCTGCTGTTtcctttgtgagtatttattacacggcgtgctgcggggaaagcctgttctaacgtttgagtctaaggtttattttttagcacctgactgCTCCTGtttgcttctcatccataaATACTCTGCATACTTTTTCATGTGATTCCATTTATTACGAAGTCtaaacaggatcttgagctttattgtgaaaggtttatgtggaaaagaaacaagcggacatgcgatggttttaccgtggttgttgctaacgacaacgcataaaaacaagaGCTTGTCTATCTGTAGtatggttatattaaatataagagaaatagagaactttaataaattaatatagccactacagtgaccatcaaaatgatgagaaaatattgccgtaaacagtttattttgcgacaccacaaaacaaacgatagcgtaaaatgaaacgatagacgtttttatatcatcatatatctatcgttatatcgaacaccCCTAGCATCCACAATCATGCCCTGCCGACTTAAACATGGGTCCTGCAGTGGGGGGGttgttgtcagtgtgtgtggCTGGCAGCGAGAGAGAGCTGCAGCTAACAGTGTGTGAACAACCAACCATTAATAAAGAGATGCTGCAAAGCATGAACGGTCTGCTGTGGGTTTGTTACAGTCTTTTTATGCCCACTTTCACACATACACCGTTTTACTTCCTCCGCTGCACTTCCACATTAGTTTCCTATTTATGCCTCACCCGAGTGAAGTtgcccccccaccttcttcaaaacaaacaaaattgatgtcaaacgtttgtgcagcaaaaatgtcatttgtgctgctttgtttttaagATGTTAATAAAAGTTTCTAGAGGTCTTccaaggtcaaccagccccttTCTTTACCGTGAAAAGGTTGTGAAACATAAACCAGAATTcggatattttttttatcataatcACACTCTTTAACCCTTTGAAACCTGAAACATGAAATAACTGCCAgaaatctttcatttttttgataATAGAGTGTTTGTTGAACCTTTAGACAAAATCTATAAGAATATAtcaaattttaatatatttatatatatatctgtatcACATTTGCTACATAAGCCATATTTTTGCAATTtagtcattaaaaatgtatgatCTAATTTAAATCATTTGTTGAGGGCAAAAAAAAGTCATactgatgatgtagaagtctcaaaaactcacaaaaaaacCACGCcgggctttaaagggttaaagtaaAAAACTAGGTTAACTTATAATAGTTAACCTAAACTATGCATTCTGTCGGAGAAACTTTatttgcaaaatacaaaactatcaGAATAATGTGGGCAAACTGGATACATGGACCTGTCAAGCCTCTCAAGTTTAATACAATAACTCCAAAATAATAGCTAGTTTATCATaaaccagcacaaacatagCAGTTGACTGACAGAAATTTTGTTAATGTGGGGCGgtggctggttgaccttttgacctttaatctttcattaatatctttaaaacaaaagcagcacaaacgtttgacatcaattttgtttgattgaTTGACCTTTAGACTGAATGCCTTATATGGTTCACATTCAGAAAACAGACACATTACAACACACTGACATTAACATTTTAAAGAGAACAGTATAGTTGTTGCCTGCAGCAAGGTCAAGTGTACAgaaaactgactgactgatgcTTGGGTATAAAAGGATCCAGATTCTGATCCAGCCCTGTGTACAACAGTGCATTGGAGATGAACCTGCCTGAACCTGCCTGGGTATCATTGACTTGCTGAGATTTTATCAGTGTGTAACAGAGCTGTGGGACGAGCCTTTTTAAGGTCGAATGTGTGTAAGAGTGGGTGGGGTTTACTGTGACACAACAACAAACCTATTTAAGCACAGCTGACCACACGGTGACTCTCCGTGGTATCATTCTGTATGCtcagtgtggggtttttttttttttttttatcaatgcACTCATTTGATAAATGCATGGTTACAGCTGTCCTCTTATCAGACACTATGTGTGTCTGTTAAAGCAACAGAGTGCAAGTATATGAGTTGTGTAGAAATCGTCTGTAAACTGTAGGTACAGCAAATGTCTATTTTCTCTAAACAACTGAGGTGTGTAAAACTGGTTTGGTGGGCCAATTTCAGTAGAAAAGGCGTTCCCATAGCCTCTGGAAATGTTGGAACCTTTCATTGGTAAAGTAAACAGGGGGCGGAGAAAACAAAGGTGTGGCTCCCTTACAGGGAAAAGTAAGTCATAAGTTCATTCCTTGTCTTCTCTTTACAGCAAAATTCCTAAAGCGCCAGCAAGAACTTGTCAGTGGAATTACATcgtctttttttctcctgttatctggagaagaaaaaaaatccacatttgtAGACGAAGATGAAACAAAGGTCTGTACGCTACTTAAGtgctattttctgttttcatgtgCATAATCTCAATGGCTTTTCTCTCCTCTtaggcaggaaatggcggatgATCAGAGCAGAAGTTGGTTTAGGATATCCAGGACTCGGTATTTCGCCATTATTCTGGTAATTGGGGGTGTGTTCTTTATTTACAGCATAAGGGAAATAACCCCAGACTGGAACCCCAAAAAGTGGATGGAAAATCAGTCGTCAAACTTGTGGACTATTTTAGAACGgcagaaacaaaaaataatctcTCTCCACTCTGTGGTTAACGACAGCTCATCAACACATCCTCGAACTAATAATATGACATCGGCACCAGAAGTGAAGACAGAAACTGCAGCGGTCGCTCCTCATGTTTCTCCTGGACCATATTTAGTCGAATACCCTTATGAGTACCACTTCATCATAAATGAGCCACAAAAGTGTGAGCGGGAAAAACCTTTTGTGGTTCTGATGGTTCCCGTAGCACCAAACAATAGGCGAGATCGTGACATCATCCGCAGCACCTGGGGGAACGACAGGGTTGTGCAGGGCAAAGTGGTGACGCTCTTCTTTTTACTGGGGCTAGAGACGGGGCCAGGAGCAGAGCAGGTCCAACAGCAGATGCTTCAGGAGAGCAACAAGTATCACGACCTGATCCAGAGCAACTTTGTGGACTGCTACAAGAATCTCACCATTAAGACCATGGTAATTCTGGAGTGGCTGACTGCGCACTGCTCCGGTGCTTCTTATGCCATGAAGATTGACTCAGACATGTTTCTGAATGTGCACAATCTTGTCAATATGCTCTTGAATGCTCAAAAAACCAACTACATGACTGGACTTGTGACGGGATGGGGTACAGTAGTGAGAGATCCAAGCTCTAAGTGGTACGTACCATCTGACATTTATGCACCAGCTTTCTACCCTGTCTATGCTCTGGGCCTGGGCTACATTATGTCTTTAGACCTCCCTAAAAAGCTCACTGAGGCATCCAGACATGTTAAAGCACTTTACATTGAGGATGTGTATTTAGGGATGTTAATGCACCACCTGGGCATCTCTCCCACTTACCCCCCAAGCGGTGATTACTTCCATGTTTTTCCTTTGGCATATAACCGATGTCACTTCTCCCGTATAGTAGCCACCACAACTCATCCATTCACTAACCGTGTGGACATTtggaaagatttaaaaaaaccaGGCCCCTGCTGATCTAAGAGAACATAAACAAAGGCTGTATGTTGGAAAATTTTATACTTCCTTTTTTAACTTCCCCCATCTTAAATGTCATTAAAACCTAACCGATGTTGTGCCACTCCATAACTACACACTGTTTTATGCATGAAATACAGTTTATTATTTGTACCATCCGTGTAGCTGACATCTCAGCACAAGTTTTctatagataaaaaaaatactgaaaacatgaagctagcaaaagagaaaaaaagaagaaaaagcagacaCTGATATTTCCATGATAACAATGTCGATGTTAACAGGATCAATGTAGGAAAAAAAGACTCTACAGTCTAATGGACTTTAGTTAATGTGACTTTTGTCTCTTATTTGGTAAAtaagttacattataaatactCATGGAGAGACTCAGCACTAACCTGCACTGTGTAAAGTTTGTAAAGTGAATCATTGCAATTATCTATATTATTATCGTATATGTGTTATAAACACAATATTgctgatttattttaaaatatcacaGTACTAAAGTTATTGAAAAATACTATTAAACATTAATAGGAAGTTTTTTAagatgactctgtgtgtgtatatgtgtgtgtgtgtgtgtgtatatatatatatatatatatatatatatatatatatatatatatataagtatgACTTTGTGCATAATTGTGAGACTCCCTCTTTATAAATTACAAGTTCTGTCAGATCAGGCAGTCACATCTGTTCGTACGATGTTATGAAGCCTGAGCATGTTATCGAGTTACAGACCAACCTTTGTGGCTTCACATTGTATTAAAGGGACATTTTGTAACAGGTCAATATATGATATGATTTGTAGCTAAGAAGATGAAAACACATGATCACAACAAATCACAAGAAAACTATAATAAGCATTAACTGTTGACGTTTGCTGGGCATTCTGCTGTGGAGAAAATGAGTTCAGACATGAATTTCCTCATGTTGCATGTAgaactgcactgaaaaaaaagcaGTTGTATTAGCATGAAAAACATGCACATCTCATGTTTATTTGACACCACTTAGCTACCTAATGTTAAACCAACATAATTATGCAATTTGAATACTAATTTCTACTATTATATCTGTTAAACTGGTATTTAACATGTTTGCAATTTATGAGATCTTATTAATCTGAAACAACACTGACATATTTGAcatttggaaatcgaatttcccagaggaacccacccgagggattaataaagttctatctaatctaatctaatctaatctattacatgcattttgtaaaTCCTTATATATCCTTATATTTACTAAAAACATCTAAGATATAAatcttaaacatttttttaattttttttaatttaacctttatttaaccaggaatgtCCCGTTGAgatcaaaaacctctttttcaagggagtccagcccaaaaccaaaagaaacgaagcacaccaaaacacaggaaaaaaaacagagtccaaaacagaagagttcagggggccgacagcacaggagtccaaaacagttcggggggccggccagggggccaacagcacaggagtccaaaacagttcggggggccggccagggggccgacagcacaggagtccaaaacagttcggggggccgaccgtgcggacggcaacggcggtgACGTGGATACAGTtcgggaggccggccgtgcggacggcaacggcggccactcaggcgatggcggtccgggggccggccgtgcggaaggcagcggcggccactcaggcgatggcggtccgggggccggccgtgcggaaggcaacggcggccactcaggcgatggcgatCAGGGGGctggccgcgcggaaggcagcggcggcgccCAAGTGTCAGGCGCACCGGCCGAGGCTTGGAGGGCacaggaccaggcgacgctgaagcagaggcaggaccaggcgtaacagaagcacaggcagaggctggaccaggcgtaacagaagcacaggcagaggccggaccagacgaggacgaagacgaagactcggatgaggccggaccagacgaggctgcagctggcgatgaggctgcagctggcgatgaggctgcagctggcgatgaggctgcagcagacgaaggctctgaggctgcagcagacgaaggctctgaggctgcagcagacgaaggctctgaggctgcagctgacgaaggctctgaggctgcagtagacgaagcacaggctggagctgcagctgacgaaggctctgaggctgcagcagacgaagcacaggctggagctgcagctgacgaagcacaggctggagctgcagctgacgaagcacaggctggagctggcgTAGCAGATggtggctggatgggctcctcgggccctccagctgatgtggcatggtgctggtgcggttctcctgaacccccagctgacgaggaaggttgctgaacgggccccttggaccctccagcggagacaggaggctgaacgggcccctcggaccctccagccgacgaggcatgaggctggtgtggTTCTCCGGAAccaccagctgacgaggaaggctgctggacgggctcctcgggccccccagctgaaacaggagacaaaggccggagcggtccctcggaccctccagcggaaacaggaaacaaaggccggagcggtccgtcggaccctccagcggagacaagagacgaaggccggagcggtccctcgggtGGCTGCTTaaactccaggggtccagaatcagctgagGACTGggacctagcctctggggaagccctggagcggCAAACTGTGCCAAAGGCGGCTGAACTAcaaaaagcaccttgaggtaaaATTATACTTTCTCCCTGCATGGAGTGAGTATGTGAGACCACTATTACTGGAGCCAGAGTTACGGGTAGcgggggcactggagctactggggcctgcgctacaggcggcactggagctactggggcctgcgctacaggcggcactggagactgagctgagggcggcactggagactgagctgagggcggcactggagactgagctgagggtggcactggagactgagctgagggtggcactggagactgagctgagggtggcactggctgcgggggagctaactgggctgagagtggctgcgcgggagctaactgggctgagagtggctgcgcgggagctaactgggctgagagtggctgcgggggaggtGATATGCTGTTCACAAAGTCATCTGCCGCACAGAACACCgcccctgaatgaacagtcatACAGTCCGCAAATGGAAAACagtcctcactcaccacagccggcgaaTTAGAAGTCCGAACGTCCagctgtggggtggcgcgctTGCGGCGCGATCGGCGTCTCCTCCCCGCAGACGGCTCCGACGGGCCGGGCAAGATCACATCCGGCGAGTCGGGCAGCGAGGCAGGAGTGGCTGAGAGAAGGTGCGGTGTGAGCCGGAGAAAAGCCTGCATGGTCGGAGGAAGCGAGTCCAATAGCCATGGCAGGCCGGAAAAGAGCCGTTGGAGCCGGTCTTCTGCTGCGCGGCGAAGCTCTTCCGGGGGATGTTCCAGCCATAGGCTGAGAAGGATCTCCACATTGTATGTGATGTCGTCCTGGAGCTCCTCGGACGGATTTACtgccgctgggtccatggtggctggttcgttctgtcacggtttgcgggggcaagccgtgtggaatataTATAggaccaaaaggcggcagctctggtgcaggtgagtgtttattaacaacaaaaatgcaaacaacaaaggcgctaggaacatgaaactgaaacctaaactgggtaaactaacaacacaaaccaaGAATGAcggtgcagggaggtccggggaaatacatacagggagaccgaggggaaacaacacagacgaaccagcaactactatgacagaagacacaacttaaatacactcagagaacacagggggattacatacaggtggggacacagctgggagtaattaacatgacgagactagggaggcaaactgaaaacactcacataagacacagaccttcacaataaaacaggaacttacacatgaaaggacacaaactaagaaacgcggactagatacaggaacacacgggcagaacagagtaaacactaaccagaggaagaacagaaccaaaatcgcgaagagaaaacacaaaacgctgggtcaaaaggacccaggatcatgacagaggcagcacatttcaaaacaaatacatacgaacaaacaaagttaaaattacacaaaacaatTACACATTATTGAGGCAGTCTGTAGGCCTTTgagtttagtttttaaaaacatttaaagacatTATAAAAACAGTAAGTACCAAGTATCTATGTTTAAATACAATCCTAAAATAAGCAGCTAGAGAAGCCAGATTTTGGTCCTTGGTTCCTTTGTTGATTATGTTAGTTCCCTTTTTTGCCAACGCTCTCCTcgtctttgtcttttgtcttCCGTGTGAAGTCCATCTGTCATTGTGTGTCTTTCCTGCCTGTCTGCATTGATGGTCTCGTGTTTCATGTGCATTCAATACTTATTTTATCTGCCGTATTTGTACTGTCTCGGTCTCCCTTTACCTTTTGTCAGAGCCTGTTctaccagaggtttcttccagttaaaaggaagtttttgcTTCTCACTGCCAGGCGCTTGGTAATTTTAGGCCATTTTATTGATAGGGTTTTCTTACAAAGTaaaggaaatactttgtatcaataggtaacttcacatctgagcagacaagtatcacatgtggagttccccaaggttccatcttgggaccccttctgtttaacatttacatgctcccactggcacagattataaagaacaacaaaataaactaccacagctatgcagatgacacacaaatatatatcacaatgtcaccaggagaccgaggccctgtacaggctcttggtaaatgcattgaggaaattaatgactggttgtgccacaattttctccagctaaacaaaaacaaaactgaggtaatagtctttggcgccaaagaaaaacgattacaggtcaccagagaacttcaatctatacacctaaaaaccacaaaccaggcgagaaatttgggtgtagtgatggatgcagacctaaacttagaaaaacacattaagacaataacaaagtcagcttactatcacctcaagaatatatcaaggataaaagatctgatgtctcaacaggacctggaaaaactagtccatgcattcatctttagtaggcttgattactgtaacagcatctttacaggtctacctaaaaaaatcagtcagacaactacagctcattcagaactctgctgctcgagtcctcactaagaccaaaaaagtggaccacatcagtccagctctgaggtccttacactggctgcctgtccgtcagaggatagactttaaagttctgatgctggtctataaagctctgaatggtttaggaccaaaatacatcagtgacctcctgacccagtatgaaccttccagatccctcaggtcatctggatccggtcttttatcagttcccagagtcagaaccagacacggagaagctgcattcagcttttatgctccttatatctggaacaaactcccagaaagcctcagatcagctgaaacactcagtttatttaaatccaggttgaagactcacctgttctcagctgcatttgaataaagcaccaaatccacacttttaagcttaaatttcaaaacttacatttaactac contains these protein-coding regions:
- the LOC101476083 gene encoding beta-1,3-galactosyltransferase 1; protein product: MKQRQEMADDQSRSWFRISRTRYFAIILVIGGVFFIYSIREITPDWNPKKWMENQSSNLWTILERQKQKIISLHSVVNDSSSTHPRTNNMTSAPEVKTETAAVAPHVSPGPYLVEYPYEYHFIINEPQKCEREKPFVVLMVPVAPNNRRDRDIIRSTWGNDRVVQGKVVTLFFLLGLETGPGAEQVQQQMLQESNKYHDLIQSNFVDCYKNLTIKTMVILEWLTAHCSGASYAMKIDSDMFLNVHNLVNMLLNAQKTNYMTGLVTGWGTVVRDPSSKWYVPSDIYAPAFYPVYALGLGYIMSLDLPKKLTEASRHVKALYIEDVYLGMLMHHLGISPTYPPSGDYFHVFPLAYNRCHFSRIVATTTHPFTNRVDIWKDLKKPGPC